The following are from one region of the Apostichopus japonicus isolate 1M-3 chromosome 17, ASM3797524v1, whole genome shotgun sequence genome:
- the LOC139954687 gene encoding uncharacterized protein → MEFVDIPHLPPEGGGRRITPIPEDPDQRRALETEIQALLDKGAVVRTTGREGLLFRSSFFLTPQKKEVLEADSEPAAIKQSVYKTKTLQDGNTVHHRTIPHERDVGMNGGSERRLLTIPIHPKHQRFLAFGYGGTDFKFTALPFGLSTAPRVFTRVAGAAVKELRRRGIPLFVYLDDWLILGDSYQDARRNVTLTTDLLFRLGWLVNEGKSNLTPSQHVKYLGAYLDFAEGSIRPSQERISQLAQLAQRHAQQAILDENLSAAPRTHSQPRGHHPLLQASDEASPDPLTEPLQTGGLRHTNASTSSPLDTRHLAWSANPENWANGRPFHQERPLTSITSDASVGWGAFWQTLTVAGTWSDHYKRLHMNELELEA, encoded by the coding sequence ATGGAATTCGTCGACATACCCCACTTACCTCCGGAAGGCGGAGGGAGGAGAATCACCCCAATCCCCGAGGATCCAGACCAACGCCGCGCTCTGGAGACAGAAATCCAGGCATTGTTGGACAAGGGCGCGGTAGTGAGGACGACAGGAAGGGAGGGACTCCTTTTCCGTTCGTCATTCTTCCTCActccccaaaaaaaagaagtcctGGAGGCCGACTCTGAACCTGCGGCCATTAAACAAAGCGTTTATAAAACCAAAACGCTTCAGGATGGAAACACTGTCCATCATCGTACCATCCCTCATGAAAGGGATGTGGGCATGAACGGTGGATCTGAAAGACGCCTACTAACCATACCGATCCACCCGAAACACCAGCGATTCCTCGCATTCGGCTATGGGGGAACAGACTTCAAGTTCACAGCACTCCCGTTCGGACTATCCACCGCCCCAAGGGTGTTTACCCGGGTAGCGGGAGCAGCAGTCAAGGAGCTCCGTCGCAGAGGAATTCCTCTGTTCGTCTACCTAGACGACTGGCTCATACTAGGCGACTCGTATCAGGATGCACGACGCAACGTCACCCTTACGACAGACCTCCTTTTTCGTCTCGGCTGGCTGGTCAACGAGGGCAAATCCAACCTCACCCCAAGCCAGCATGTCAAATACCTCGGAGCCTACCTCGACTTCGCCGAGGGGTCAATCCGACCATCCCAAGAGAGGATATCACAACTGGCGCAGCTAGCCCAGCGGCATGCTCAACAGGCAATTCTCGACGAGAACCTGTCTGCAGCTCCTCGGACTCATAGCCAGCCTCGTGGGCATCACCCCCTTTTGCAAGCTTCGGATGAGGCCTCTCCAGATCCACTTACTGAGCCTCTACAAACCGGAGGTCTCCGACATACAAATGCGAGTACCTCTAGCCCCCTAGACACACGACACCTCGCTTGGTCGGCGAATCCGGAGAACTGGGCCAACGGGAGACCCTTCCACCAGGAGAGGCCCCTTACGTCAATTACCTCCGACGCCTCAGTCGGCTGGGGAGCATTCTGGCAGACCCTCACAGTCGCAGGGACTTGGTCAGACCATTACAAACGCCTCCACATGAACGAGCTCGAACTCGAGGCGTGA